GCTGGTTCCCTTCTGCAAGCGTCAGAATGGCGGGGCCGGAAAATACGGTTGATTTATCATCAATCTGAACAAAATTTTTACAAAAAAGGATTGAGAGTTTCTTATGATCAATTATAATAGCCTCGATGGCGGGCAAAATAGGAGGCCTAACATGTTAGGTCTAAGATTGATGGGGCTCTCTTCACAGCACAGCTGGCAATGGTTCTTAAGTGCAGTTGTGGTGGTACTCGGCTTGGTGGCCATATCCGGCTGCACCCCGCCGGCAACAAGCCACCTCACCGATGCTCAGGCTGCGGCCGCTACGGTGGCCGATCCGGATCAGGACAAATATCTTTTGGGTCCGGAAGATGCCATTGAAATTTCCGTCTGGAAAGAACCCGACCTGACCAAGCAGCTGGTCGTGCGGCCCGACGGTAAGATCACCTACCCCTTGATCGGTGAGGTTCAGGCCTCCGGGCGTACCGTCAAGCAGCTCCAGGAAGACATCCTCAAACGCCTCGAAAAGTATGTGACGGATGCTCACGTAACCGTCATTCTCCTCAAAGCTCAGAATTATAAGATCTACGTGACCGGTAAGGTCAACAAGCCGGGGGATTTCATGACAGGCAAGCCTGTCAATGTCATGCAGGCCATCTCCATGGCGGGCGGCTTGACGCCTTTCGCCTCGCCCGGCTCGATCATGGTAATTAGGTCAGTGGGCGGTAAAGAAGAGACTTATCCGTTCAATTATAAAGACGTGGCGCGGGGGTTCATGTTGGAGCAGAATCGAACGCTTTTACCGGGGGACGTGGTGGTCGTCCCTTAACGGAAAGGGAGAGATTGGGGGGATATGGGGACTAAAACTTGGGGGCTGGCGGGACTGGTAATCATCATGAGCATGGGAATGGTTAATATGGCCGTATCAGCTGATTGGTCCATCGTGCCTTCAGTCACTCAGCGGTCCGAATTTAACAGCAACTTGAATCTGTCGCCTACTAACGTGCTTAGCGATTATGTTTTCTCCCTGCAGCCAGCCGTTGACTTTAACTACACTACGGAAATCAGTCAGTTACAGGGACATTTGGGACTACTGGGCCAGCATTACATCAGCCATAGTGACATCGACCATATCGACCAAAATTACCAAATCAATGGGCGATATCAGGCGACTCCCAAGGTGAATCTGTCATTGAATACCACCTATATCAATGATTCGACTTTGGTTCAGGAATTAGAGACTTCCGGGCTGGTAATCGGCCGCACCCCGCGTCAATCTTTCTATGCCGGTCCGGGAGTCACCTACAATGTCACGGAACGCCTTTCTGCCACGGCCAACTACAGCTTTAACCGGGTGCTTTACCAGGCGTCCCAATTTACCGATTATACCAGCCACCAAGCGGGTCTGAACTTTACTTATTTATTAAAAAATGAGAAGACCTCACTCATTAGCAATAATAACGTCAGTGAAACGCTCTATCCCGGCGGTAATTACAGTAAATCCATAGGGATTTATGGAGGCGTAAATCATAAGTTTTCCGAACGCTGGGATGCCAACCTCATGTCTGGAGCAAATATAAATTTCTACAGCTTTGATACCCAGGTGTTGGATTCTTCGCAGTTCCCGTTCTTTACTTCAGTGAAGACTAAAAGACTTAATAGTTCAGGTGTGTCCCCGTATGTTAATTTCTCTACCAGTTACCGCTGGACCAATTTGACCGTGACCGGTGGCGGTAGCATGAGTCAACAAGCTTCGGCCTATGGGGCGGTTTATCAGGTGAACAGATTATTCGCGGCTATAGGTTATAATATTACAGAGAAATTGAGCGCCGGCTTGAGCGGGAGTTATTCTCTTAGCAATCAGTCGAGTCAAGATATCAGCAGCGAATGGAATTACTATAATGTCAGCCCCTCGCTTAGTTATAGGATCACTGAACGTTTTTCAGTATCACCCGGATACAGTTTTTCGAATAACGCGAGCCTGACCGACACCGGTTCATCGGCACATAATCATGTTGCCTGGATCCAATTTTCTTACACTTACCCCATTCATTATCAGAAATAACGCTAGATTAATTATTAATTAGCCATAACCTGCAAAAGTATCTTTGCAAGAGGGACACCTAACTCCGAGTGCCTTATGCTAAAAAAATTTCCAACAAACTCTCCAACGCCGGATTGGCTAGAAATCGCCCGGACTGTTTTGGAAAACGAAGCCAAGGCCTTAGCTGCGGTCGCGGCTCGGCTGAATCATAGTTTGACCGAAGCAGTAGAGCTTTTGCTCCGACATGAGGGCAAAGTAGTTGTGAGTGGGATTGGAAAATCTGGCCATATTGGCCAGAAAATTGCTGCTACGCTTGCAAGCACCGGAACCCCGGCGGTCTTTCTCCATGCTGCCGAGGCGGTCCACGGCGATTTGGGGATCTATACCCCTGGGGACCCCAGCATCCTGATTTCCAAAAGCGGCAGCACCGCGGAATTGCTTCGGCTAATCCCCATCTTGCGACAATTCTGCTCTCCCTTAATCGCCATCGTGGGCAACCTCAACGCTCCTATGGCCAAACAGGCCGATGTGGTCCTGGATGCCCGGGTGGAAAGAGAAGCCGATCCCCTCAACCTGGCGCCGACCTGCAGCACAACTGCGGCATTAGCCCTGGGGGATGCCTTAGCAGTGGCGTTGATGCAGGCTCGTCGATTTACTGATCAAGATTTTGCCCGCTTCCACCCCGCCGGCCAATTGGGCCGGAATCTCTGGCTGAAAGTGGCGGATGTGATGCACCAGGATGAAGCCGTCGCCTGGGTGAAACCGGAAACCCCCTTGCGCCAGGTAATTATCGCCATGTCCCATCACCCCCTGGGAGCGGCGTGCGTGGTGGATAAGGAGCATCTGCTCCTGGGGATAGTCACTGACGGCGACCTGCGGCGAGTTCTCCTAACCCACGAAGAGATCCAAGGCTTGCGGGCCGCAGAATGCATGACGCGCCAACCCACCACTATTTCCCCCCAGGCCAGTTTAAAAGAGGCCACCCGGCTGATGGAAGATCGCCCCTCGCAGATTTCTGTCTTACCCGTGGTGGATCCGCTGAGCCAACGCTGTTTGGGCTTAATACGGATCCATGATATTTATCAACCGGAACTGATCTAGGGAATGATTATTGCATAGCCTATTTGTCAAGAATAATTAGGTACCCTCGGCACCCGAGAGGAACAAAGTATGATGCCAAATGAAGCAGCCGATTTCGGACAGTATGTAGCGATTTTTAAAAGCAGGAAAAAGTATTTTATCATCCCTGCCTTGACGATTTTTGTGGTAGCCGCCCTGTTCGCTTACCTCTGGCCTGCCACCTATCAATCGAGCTCGACCATTTTAATCGAGGAACAGCAAATTCCTCAGGAGTTTGTCAGGTCCACGGTGACAGGCTTTGCGGATCAGCGGATCCAGAGCCTGACCCAGCAGATCCTGTCTCGCGTCAAACTCTGGGAGATTATTCAACAGTTCAAGCTCTATCCTCAACTCCAAGAAAAATATACCCGGGAAGAGATTCTGGAAAAGATGCGCGATAATATCAGGCTCGAAACCATCAGCGCCGAGGTGGGAGATCAGAAAAAACGACGGGGGGGGCAACCCGCCGTGACCATCGCCTTCTCCATTGCCTACAAGGGAGATAACCCCGGGATGGTGCAAAAGGTGGCCGGAACGTTAGCATCCCTTTATCTTGAACAAAATCTCAAGACCCGGGAAGCCCAAGCCCAATCCACCACCAAATTCTTGGAAGCGGAACTGAAGGAATTGCATGAGCGCATACAGAATCTGGGGAAGAAAATTACCGCCTTCAAAGAGCAAAATGAGGGCTTGCTGCCTGAGCAGCAACGCTTTAACCAGGAACAAGTTGCACGCATGGATACCGAGATAAAGCAACTGGAAAACAATATTCGCAACGCTGAGGAGCGGAAAACCTACATAGAAGGGCAACTCGCCACAGTGAGTCCGGATACTACTTACACCGGCGGCTCCGGGGAAAAGCTTTTGTCGCCGTCCGAGCGCCTCAAGGCCCTGGAAGTTGTCTTGGCCGACCTCCGGTCGAAGTTTTCTCCCGACCATCCTGATATCCGCAAGGTGCTTCGGGAAATTGGCGAACTCAAGAAATTACCCGGAGCAACTTCCGGGAGCGCCGTGGCGCGCCGCAAGAAACTTGCCCACCTTAAAAACGAATTAGCCGAGAAACAGGGGAAGTACTCCGACCAGCATCCTGAAGTAAAAAAGCTGAATGCCGAAATCGCCAATCTTGAACAATTACCTAGCAAGCCCAGTGCTTCTCAATTCACCACCGAACCGGAGAATCCGGCGTTCATCAGTCTCACCACCCAGGCCAAGGCCGCCGAGATCGATATCAGCGCGTTTCGCAACCAGCAAGCCGCCTTGCAAAGCAAAATCCGGATGTATCGGCAGCGTCTCGAGGATGCTCCGAAGGTGGAACAGGGGTATATGGCCCTCATGCGGGATTATCAAAATGCCCATGCCAAACACCAGGAGGTCATGAACAAAATCCTGGAGGCCCGCATCGCCGAAGGTATGGAAGAGCATCAGAAGGGGGAGAAGTTTACCCTCATTGACCCGGCGAGTTACCCCGAGAAACCGGTTTCCCCCAACCGTCTGTTAATCCTTTTGGCCGGAATCTTCTGTAGCCTGGGAGTGGGGGCTGGAAGTGTCGCCCTGGTGGAGCATTTGGACCACTCGGTAAAAGACAGCGATGATTTGGTTCGACTCACCGGCCTACCCGTATTGGGATCCATTATCCGGATTCAGACCGAGGAAGACATCGTCCAGGCGCGTCGGAAACGCAAATTGATCTGGATGGCTTCCTGCTCTTCCTTGATCATCGGACTGGTCTTGTTTCATCTTCTTTACATGGACCTCTGGATACTCACTGCCAGACTTTTGCGGCTGGCTGGAAAATACACCTGACCGGCACGATCTTGGTAGGGGCATGGAGTTGAATTCTTTAGCTAACCTTAATCCAGGGAAGATACGACCGTGAGTTTTATAAATAAAGCCTTAGAAAAAGCCAAGTCCTTGCATCACAAAACAGTGGAGCCTCAACTCCCCACCGGTCAAGAGCTGCCACAGGCGCCTTTCCCTGATCTGGAAGAGATGGCGGGGTTTGGCGAGACTCAAGGAGAAATCCATTACACTTATACCCGCAAGATAGCCGTTAGTATGGAGATGCTTCGCCAAAATCGCTTAATTGTTAACGGCAGTGATAAGACTCTGTTGGAAGCCTATAAGCTGTTGCGAACCCACGTCTTGCATCGCACCAAGAAAGAACATCGGAATACCCTGATGTTTACCGGCCCTTTGCCCAACGAGGGCAAATCTCTTACCGCAATCAATCTGGCCATAGCCATTTCCCAAAAAGTGGGACAGACCGTGCTGCTGGTGGATGGTGATTTGCGCAATCCGTCTATTCACCGCTACCTGGATCTGCCCTCGGGCCCGGGGCTCATGGATTTCTTGATTTCAGGCTACCCTATCGCAGACTCCCTGGTGCATCCGGAGGGCCTGGCCAATCTGGTGGTGCTCCCTGCGGGCAGCGCGACCCACGATTCCGCCGAACTCCTTAGTTCTCCCCGGATGTTGGATTTGGTTCGGGAACTGAAACATTTTTATCCGGACCGCTACGTTCTCTTTGATTTGCCCCCTTTGCTCTACGCCGATTCCTTGGCCTTCGCCCCACTGGTGGATGGCATCATTTTGGTGGTGGAGTCCGGCAAAACGCCTCGGGAAGAAATCGCCCACGCCATGGACCTGCTCAAAGAATTTCCGGTACTGGGCTTTGTGCTCAATAAAATCGACACCATGCCAATGTCCTACGACTATTATCCCAAATACTATCGGGATCAGGACTCTCAAAAACCCCTCACTCTACCCTGGCAGAAATGAGCCTATGTACGAAGAATATTACGGACTGAAGGAACGCCCCTTCACCCTGGTACCGGATCCCAGTTATTTGTTCCTGGGGTCCCAGCATAAACTGGCCAGGGCTTACCTGGAATACGGCATCAAGGAACGGATGGGGTTTGTGGTGCTCACAGGAGAAGTGGGCACCGGCAAGACCACCTTGATAAAATCCTTATTACGGGAAAAAGAGGCCAGCCAGAGGGTGGGAGTCCTGTATCAGACTTCAGTG
This sequence is a window from Desulfobaccales bacterium. Protein-coding genes within it:
- a CDS encoding polysaccharide biosynthesis/export family protein — translated: MLGLRLMGLSSQHSWQWFLSAVVVVLGLVAISGCTPPATSHLTDAQAAAATVADPDQDKYLLGPEDAIEISVWKEPDLTKQLVVRPDGKITYPLIGEVQASGRTVKQLQEDILKRLEKYVTDAHVTVILLKAQNYKIYVTGKVNKPGDFMTGKPVNVMQAISMAGGLTPFASPGSIMVIRSVGGKEETYPFNYKDVARGFMLEQNRTLLPGDVVVVP
- a CDS encoding KpsF/GutQ family sugar-phosphate isomerase, whose amino-acid sequence is MLKKFPTNSPTPDWLEIARTVLENEAKALAAVAARLNHSLTEAVELLLRHEGKVVVSGIGKSGHIGQKIAATLASTGTPAVFLHAAEAVHGDLGIYTPGDPSILISKSGSTAELLRLIPILRQFCSPLIAIVGNLNAPMAKQADVVLDARVEREADPLNLAPTCSTTAALALGDALAVALMQARRFTDQDFARFHPAGQLGRNLWLKVADVMHQDEAVAWVKPETPLRQVIIAMSHHPLGAACVVDKEHLLLGIVTDGDLRRVLLTHEEIQGLRAAECMTRQPTTISPQASLKEATRLMEDRPSQISVLPVVDPLSQRCLGLIRIHDIYQPELI
- a CDS encoding outer membrane beta-barrel protein, with translation MGTKTWGLAGLVIIMSMGMVNMAVSADWSIVPSVTQRSEFNSNLNLSPTNVLSDYVFSLQPAVDFNYTTEISQLQGHLGLLGQHYISHSDIDHIDQNYQINGRYQATPKVNLSLNTTYINDSTLVQELETSGLVIGRTPRQSFYAGPGVTYNVTERLSATANYSFNRVLYQASQFTDYTSHQAGLNFTYLLKNEKTSLISNNNVSETLYPGGNYSKSIGIYGGVNHKFSERWDANLMSGANINFYSFDTQVLDSSQFPFFTSVKTKRLNSSGVSPYVNFSTSYRWTNLTVTGGGSMSQQASAYGAVYQVNRLFAAIGYNITEKLSAGLSGSYSLSNQSSQDISSEWNYYNVSPSLSYRITERFSVSPGYSFSNNASLTDTGSSAHNHVAWIQFSYTYPIHYQK
- a CDS encoding CpsD/CapB family tyrosine-protein kinase — encoded protein: MSFINKALEKAKSLHHKTVEPQLPTGQELPQAPFPDLEEMAGFGETQGEIHYTYTRKIAVSMEMLRQNRLIVNGSDKTLLEAYKLLRTHVLHRTKKEHRNTLMFTGPLPNEGKSLTAINLAIAISQKVGQTVLLVDGDLRNPSIHRYLDLPSGPGLMDFLISGYPIADSLVHPEGLANLVVLPAGSATHDSAELLSSPRMLDLVRELKHFYPDRYVLFDLPPLLYADSLAFAPLVDGIILVVESGKTPREEIAHAMDLLKEFPVLGFVLNKIDTMPMSYDYYPKYYRDQDSQKPLTLPWQK
- a CDS encoding GNVR domain-containing protein yields the protein MMPNEAADFGQYVAIFKSRKKYFIIPALTIFVVAALFAYLWPATYQSSSTILIEEQQIPQEFVRSTVTGFADQRIQSLTQQILSRVKLWEIIQQFKLYPQLQEKYTREEILEKMRDNIRLETISAEVGDQKKRRGGQPAVTIAFSIAYKGDNPGMVQKVAGTLASLYLEQNLKTREAQAQSTTKFLEAELKELHERIQNLGKKITAFKEQNEGLLPEQQRFNQEQVARMDTEIKQLENNIRNAEERKTYIEGQLATVSPDTTYTGGSGEKLLSPSERLKALEVVLADLRSKFSPDHPDIRKVLREIGELKKLPGATSGSAVARRKKLAHLKNELAEKQGKYSDQHPEVKKLNAEIANLEQLPSKPSASQFTTEPENPAFISLTTQAKAAEIDISAFRNQQAALQSKIRMYRQRLEDAPKVEQGYMALMRDYQNAHAKHQEVMNKILEARIAEGMEEHQKGEKFTLIDPASYPEKPVSPNRLLILLAGIFCSLGVGAGSVALVEHLDHSVKDSDDLVRLTGLPVLGSIIRIQTEEDIVQARRKRKLIWMASCSSLIIGLVLFHLLYMDLWILTARLLRLAGKYT